In one Triticum urartu cultivar G1812 unplaced genomic scaffold, Tu2.1 TuUngrouped_contig_699, whole genome shotgun sequence genomic region, the following are encoded:
- the LOC125531373 gene encoding F-box protein At5g49610-like, producing MNSRPATMAEAAPPPLLGGLPDEIAIWEILVRLPPKDLLRCRAVCRAWRCTTSTRDFLLAHHARQPSLPLSYVKNYGGDLFTLDIISFDHQGGAATPQTVARLRRHILIPRVSCDGLIVFWIECKAGQQLFICNPATRQYGCLPMLFGGPLSAVGMPFGAPRPVAVGMYSHSPTGEYRLVLLQKAEAPDGSSLVYTYALGSSQPPWHLHIEGPNLNELVFSRGPFLFRGSLHWCISNMIIVFDTVAESFRQMRTPVVPNLSDLFEMDGMLGMSSFDDYNDDEPIVDIWMMQDYEHEVWAFKYRVEIPYAELTLQFGLFYPRDCVVFTSWVGDVVVLVPFGRWLLQLDVGGKLVASFEDSGGLIGQPYQLKQTLVQHTFFPTLEGYVVNGSPFI from the coding sequence ATGAACTCCCGGCCAGCGACCATGGCGGAGGCCGCaccgcctcctctcctcggcGGCCTCCCTGACGAAATCGCCATCTGGGAGATCCTCGTCCGCCTGCCCCCCAAAGACCTCCTCCGCTGCCGTGCCGTCTGCCGTGCCTGGCGCTGCACCACCTCCACCCGCGACTTCCTCCTCGCCCACCACGCCCGCCagccctccctccctctctcctacGTCAAAAATTACGGCGGCGACCTTTTCACCCTAGACATCATCTCCTTCGACCACCAGGGAGGGGCCGCCACCCCCCAGACCGTCGCGCGACTTCGCCGCCATATCTTAATTCCGAGGGTCTCCTGCGACGGCTTAATCGTCTTCTGGATAGAATGCAAAGCTGGTCAACAACTATTCATCTGCAACCCGGCGACTCGTCAGTATGGTTGCCTCCCGATGCTTTTTGGCGGTCCCCTATCCGCCGTGGGGATGCCTTTTGGCGCTCCCCGACCCGTGGCCGTGGGGATGTACTCACACAGCCCAACCGGCGAGTACCGACTAGTATTGCTGCAGAAAGCTGAAGCACCAGATGGCTCCTCCCTCGTCTACACATACGCTTTAGGCTCCAGCCAGCCGCCGTGGCACCTACACATCGAAGGCCCCAATTTGAACGAACTGGTATTCTCGCGCGGACCTTTCCTGTTCCGTGGTAGCCTGCATTGGTGCATAAGCAACATGATAATTGTGTTCGACACCGTCGCTGAGTCGTTCCGGCAGATGCGCACTCCAGTTGTTCCTAATTTGTCTGATCTGTTTGAGATGGATGGAATGCTCGGCATGTCCAGTTTTGATGATTACAATGATGACGAGCCAATTGTTGATATCTGGATGATGCAGGACTACGAGCACGAGGTCTGGGCTTTTAAATACCGGGTTGAAATACCGTATGCGGAGCTCACCTTGCAGTTTGGATTGTTTTACCCGCGTGATTGTGTGGTGTTTACTTCTTGGGTTGGCGATGTGGTAGTGCTGGTCCCGTTTGGCCGCTGGCTACTTCAGCTTGACGTGGGTGGCAAGCTGGTTGCCAGTTTCGAGGACAGCGGTGGACTCATTGGTCAGCCATATCAGCTCAAGCAAACTCTTGTTCAGCATACCTTCTTTCCTACACTAGAGGGTTATGTTGTCAATGGTTCGCCTTTCATCTGA